One Panulirus ornatus isolate Po-2019 chromosome 39, ASM3632096v1, whole genome shotgun sequence DNA segment encodes these proteins:
- the l(3)neo43 gene encoding cytochrome c oxidase assembly protein COX16 homolog, mitochondrial — protein sequence MGFIFMKSRFVRYGVPFLALVVGGSFGLREFAQLRYDFRSGKRLTKEEAKEQGIEMKDQREVTLETEFEKIKTIDTGSWENVRGPRPWEEGNRLYEEALQRSGKMAKKDSEMVKN from the exons ATGGGGTTTATTTTCATGAAAAGTAGATTTGTACGATATGGAGTACCCTTTCTCGCACTTGTTGTGGGAGGATCATTTGGACTCAGAGAATTTGCTCAGTTAAG GTATGACTTTCGAAGTGGAAAGCGTTTAACAAAGGAAGAAGCAAAAGAGCAGGGTATAGAAATGAAAGATCAAAGAGAAGTTACACTGGAAACAGAGTTTGAAAAAATTAAAACG ATTGATACTGGTAGCTGGGAAAATGTACGAGGGCCACGCCCATGGGAAGAAGGGAACCGATTGTATGAAGAAGCTTTGCAGCGTTCAGGTAAAATGGCCAAGAAGGACTCAGAAATGGTGAAAAATTAA